In Callospermophilus lateralis isolate mCalLat2 chromosome 4, mCalLat2.hap1, whole genome shotgun sequence, one genomic interval encodes:
- the Xrcc6 gene encoding X-ray repair cross-complementing protein 6 isoform X2 — MSGWESYYKTEGDEEEEEQEESPEAGGEHKYSGRDSLIFLVDASRAMFESQGEDELTPFDMSIQCVQSVYASKIISSDRDLLAVVFYGTKKDKNSVNFKNIYVLQELDNPGAKRMLELDQFKGQQGKKHFQDLIGHGSDCSLSEVLWVCANLFSNVQFKMSHKRIMLFTNEDNPHGNDSAKASRARTKAGDLRDTGIFLDLMHLKKRGGFDISLFYRDIISIAEDEDLGVHFEESSKLEDLLRKVRAKETRKRVLSRLKFKLNKDIALTVGIYNLVQKANKPFPIRLYRETNEPVKTKTRTFNVNTGSLLLPSDTKRSQTYGSRQIVLEKEETEELKRFDEPGLILLGFKPLLMLKKHHYLRPSLFVYPEESLVNGSSTLFSALLTKCLEKAVLAVCRYTPRKNTPPYFVALVPQEEELDDQKIQVTPPGFQLVFLPYADDKRKVPFTEKVMANPEQIDKMKAIVQKLRFKYRSDSFENPVLQQHFRNLEALALDLMEPEQAVDLTLPKVEAMNKRLGSLVDEFKELVYPPDYNPEDKVSKRKQDDGVSGSKKPKMEVSEEELKAHIAKGTLGKLTVPMLKEACRVHGLKGGLKKQELLAALTEHFQD, encoded by the exons ATGTCAGGGTGGGAGTCTTACTACAAAACCGAGGGCgatgaagaggaggaagaacAAGAGGAAAGCCCGGAAGCAGGTG GAGAACATAAATATTCAGGAAGAGatagtttgatttttttggtTGATGCCTCCAGGGCCATGTTTGAATCTCAGGGTGAAGATGAATTGACTCCTTTTGATATGAGCATCCAG tgtgTCCAGAGTGTATATGCCAGTAAGATCATAAGCAGTGATCGAGATCTCTTGGCAGTGGTCTTctatggtaccaagaaagacaaaaattcagtgaatttcaaaaatatttacgtCTTACAAGAGTTGGATAATCCAG GTGCAAAACGAATGCTGGAGCTTGACCAGTTTAAGGGGCAGCAGGGAAAAAAACATTTTCAAGATCTAATTGGCCATGGATCTGACTGCTCATTGAGTGAAGTGCTGTGGGTCTGTGCCAACCTCTTTAGCAATGTCCAGTTCAAGATGAGTCATAAGAGGATCATGCTGTTCACCAATGAAGACAACCCCCATGGCAATGACAGTGCCAAAGCCAGCCGGGCCAGGACCAAAGCTGGCGATCTCCGTGACACAG GAATCTTCCTTGACTTGATGCACCTGAAGAAACGTGGGGGCTTTGATATATCCTTGTTCTACAGAGATATCATCAGCATAGCAGAGGATGAGGATCTCGGGGTTCACTTTGAGGAATCAAGCAAGTTGGAAGACCTATTGAGGAAGGTtcgtgccaaggagaccaggaagCGAGTGCTGTCCAG GTTAAAGTTTAAGCTCAACAAGGATATAGCACTCACTGTAGGCATTTATAACTTGGTCCAGAAGGCTAACAAGCCTTTTCCAATAAGGCTCTATCGGGAAACAAATGAACCAGTGAAAACCAAGACCCGGACATTTAATGTAAATACAGGCAGTTTGCTCCTGCCTAGTGATACCAAGAGATCTCAG ACCTATGGGAGTCGTCAGATTGTACTAGAGAAAGAGGAAACGGAAGAGCTGAAGCGGTTTGATGAGCCAGGTTTGATTCTTCTTGGCTTTAAGCCCTTGCTAATGCTGAAGAAGCACCATTACCTGCGGCCCTCCCTGTTCGTTTACCCTGAAGAGTCCCTGGTAAACG GAAGCTCAACCCTGTTTAGTGCTCTGCTTACCAAGTGTCTGGAGAAGGCGGTCTTAGCAGTGTGCAGATACACACCCCGCAAGAACACCCCCCCTTATTTTGTGGCTTTGGTGCCACAGGAAGAAGAGCTAGATGACCAGAAAATTCAGGTGACTCCTCCAG GCTTTCAGCTTGTCTTCCTACCTTATGCTGATGATAAACGGAAAGTGCCTTTTACTGAAAAAGTCATGGCCAACCCTGAACAGATAGACAAGATGAAAGCCATTGTTCAGAAGCTGCGCTTCAAATACAG AAGTGACAGCTTTGAgaacccagtgctgcagcagCACTTCAGGAATCTGGAGGCCTTAGCTTTGGATTTGATGGAGCCTGAACAGGCAGTAGATCTGACAT tgCCCAAGGTTGAAGCAATGAATAAAAGACTGGGCTCCCTGGTAGATGAGTTTAAGGAACTCGTCTACCCACCAGATTACAATCCTGAGGATAAAGTTAGCAAGCGAAAACAAG ATGATGGAGTTTCTGGAAGTAAAAAGCCCAAAATGGAGGTATCTGAAGAGGAGCTGAAGGCCCACATTGCCAAGGGCACGCTGGGCAAGCTCACGGTGCCCATGCTGAAGGAGGCCTGCAGGGTGCATGGGCTGAAGGGTGGGCTGAAGAAGCAGGAGCTGCTGGCTGCTCTCACTGAGCACTTCCAAGACTGA
- the Xrcc6 gene encoding X-ray repair cross-complementing protein 6 isoform X1, producing the protein MSGWESYYKTEGDEEEEEQEESPEAGGEHKYSGRDSLIFLVDASRAMFESQGEDELTPFDMSIQCVQSVYASKIISSDRDLLAVVFYGTKKDKNSVNFKNIYVLQELDNPGAKRMLELDQFKGQQGKKHFQDLIGHGSDCSLSEVLWVCANLFSNVQFKMSHKRIMLFTNEDNPHGNDSAKASRARTKAGDLRDTGIFLDLMHLKKRGGFDISLFYRDIISIAEDEDLGVHFEESSKLEDLLRKVRAKETRKRVLSRLKFKLNKDIALTVGIYNLVQKANKPFPIRLYRETNEPVKTKTRTFNVNTGSLLLPSDTKRSQTYGSRQIVLEKEETEELKRFDEPGLILLGFKPLLMLKKHHYLRPSLFVYPEESLVNGSSTLFSALLTKCLEKAVLAVCRYTPRKNTPPYFVALVPQEEELDDQKIQVTPPGFQLVFLPYADDKRKVPFTEKVMANPEQIDKMKAIVQKLRFKYRSDSFENPVLQQHFRNLEALALDLMEPEQAVDLTLPKVEAMNKRLGSLVDEFKELVYPPDYNPEDKVSKRKQGVTPVVPWEPTGRAPHMLTVDDGVSGSKKPKMEVSEEELKAHIAKGTLGKLTVPMLKEACRVHGLKGGLKKQELLAALTEHFQD; encoded by the exons ATGTCAGGGTGGGAGTCTTACTACAAAACCGAGGGCgatgaagaggaggaagaacAAGAGGAAAGCCCGGAAGCAGGTG GAGAACATAAATATTCAGGAAGAGatagtttgatttttttggtTGATGCCTCCAGGGCCATGTTTGAATCTCAGGGTGAAGATGAATTGACTCCTTTTGATATGAGCATCCAG tgtgTCCAGAGTGTATATGCCAGTAAGATCATAAGCAGTGATCGAGATCTCTTGGCAGTGGTCTTctatggtaccaagaaagacaaaaattcagtgaatttcaaaaatatttacgtCTTACAAGAGTTGGATAATCCAG GTGCAAAACGAATGCTGGAGCTTGACCAGTTTAAGGGGCAGCAGGGAAAAAAACATTTTCAAGATCTAATTGGCCATGGATCTGACTGCTCATTGAGTGAAGTGCTGTGGGTCTGTGCCAACCTCTTTAGCAATGTCCAGTTCAAGATGAGTCATAAGAGGATCATGCTGTTCACCAATGAAGACAACCCCCATGGCAATGACAGTGCCAAAGCCAGCCGGGCCAGGACCAAAGCTGGCGATCTCCGTGACACAG GAATCTTCCTTGACTTGATGCACCTGAAGAAACGTGGGGGCTTTGATATATCCTTGTTCTACAGAGATATCATCAGCATAGCAGAGGATGAGGATCTCGGGGTTCACTTTGAGGAATCAAGCAAGTTGGAAGACCTATTGAGGAAGGTtcgtgccaaggagaccaggaagCGAGTGCTGTCCAG GTTAAAGTTTAAGCTCAACAAGGATATAGCACTCACTGTAGGCATTTATAACTTGGTCCAGAAGGCTAACAAGCCTTTTCCAATAAGGCTCTATCGGGAAACAAATGAACCAGTGAAAACCAAGACCCGGACATTTAATGTAAATACAGGCAGTTTGCTCCTGCCTAGTGATACCAAGAGATCTCAG ACCTATGGGAGTCGTCAGATTGTACTAGAGAAAGAGGAAACGGAAGAGCTGAAGCGGTTTGATGAGCCAGGTTTGATTCTTCTTGGCTTTAAGCCCTTGCTAATGCTGAAGAAGCACCATTACCTGCGGCCCTCCCTGTTCGTTTACCCTGAAGAGTCCCTGGTAAACG GAAGCTCAACCCTGTTTAGTGCTCTGCTTACCAAGTGTCTGGAGAAGGCGGTCTTAGCAGTGTGCAGATACACACCCCGCAAGAACACCCCCCCTTATTTTGTGGCTTTGGTGCCACAGGAAGAAGAGCTAGATGACCAGAAAATTCAGGTGACTCCTCCAG GCTTTCAGCTTGTCTTCCTACCTTATGCTGATGATAAACGGAAAGTGCCTTTTACTGAAAAAGTCATGGCCAACCCTGAACAGATAGACAAGATGAAAGCCATTGTTCAGAAGCTGCGCTTCAAATACAG AAGTGACAGCTTTGAgaacccagtgctgcagcagCACTTCAGGAATCTGGAGGCCTTAGCTTTGGATTTGATGGAGCCTGAACAGGCAGTAGATCTGACAT tgCCCAAGGTTGAAGCAATGAATAAAAGACTGGGCTCCCTGGTAGATGAGTTTAAGGAACTCGTCTACCCACCAGATTACAATCCTGAGGATAAAGTTAGCAAGCGAAAACAAG GAGTGACTCCTGTAGTGCCCTGGGAACCCACTGGCAGAGCTCCTCACATGCTGACCGTGG ATGATGGAGTTTCTGGAAGTAAAAAGCCCAAAATGGAGGTATCTGAAGAGGAGCTGAAGGCCCACATTGCCAAGGGCACGCTGGGCAAGCTCACGGTGCCCATGCTGAAGGAGGCCTGCAGGGTGCATGGGCTGAAGGGTGGGCTGAAGAAGCAGGAGCTGCTGGCTGCTCTCACTGAGCACTTCCAAGACTGA